The Thamnophis elegans isolate rThaEle1 chromosome Z, rThaEle1.pri, whole genome shotgun sequence genome contains a region encoding:
- the LOC116521860 gene encoding olfactory receptor 10G3-like — protein sequence MVCENQTTLRHFVLLGFPYPPILHVPLLFFFVCIYLLTLLSNLLVFLATIHEPQLHKPMYWLLCHLAIVDIATSTIVVPKMIASFLDGNKGISFAGCVTQLFFYHFVGCTECFLYTVMAYDRFLAICWPLHYGILMNRKICLWLCMGTWFGGCLHSIIETTLTFHLPYGPRNEVSYIFCDIPAMLKLACADTSFNHMFTLIDIGLVAMSCVLLILVSYVYIIFAILRIRNSDGQRHAFSTCTAHVILVITFYTPLGFTYLRPGAEVHLGGAVAIFYTTVTPFLNPIIYTLRNKEMKLSSRRWLRSGQTREEEAHSHLTVRKKN from the exons ATGGTGTGCGAAAACCAAACAACCCTGAGGCATTTTGTCCTCTTGGGGTTCCCATATCCACCCATATTACATgtccctttgttatttttttttgtgtgcatCTACCTGTTGACTCTTCTTAGTAACTTGCTGGTCTTCCTGGCCACGATCCATGAGCCTCAGCTACATAAGCCGATGTACTGGCTCCTTTGCCACTTAGCCATTGTGGACATCGCCACCTCCACCATTGTGGTACCCAAGATGATCGCTTCCTTTCTGGATGGCAACAAAGGCATCTCATTTGCAGGCTGTGTAACTCAGCTCTTCTTCTACCATTTCGTGGGCTGCACAGAATGCTTCCTTTACACCGTGATGGCTTACGACCGCTTCTTGGCCATCTGCTGGCCGCTTCACTATGGTATCCTCATGAACCGCAAAATTTGCCTTTGGCTTTGTATGGGCACCTGGTTTGGTGGGTGCTTGCATTCAATCATAGAGACAACCCTGACTTTTCACTTGCCCTATGGACCACGGAATGAGGTAAGCTACATCTTTTGTGACATCCCAGCCATGCTGAAGCTGGCCTGTGCGGACACCTCCTTCAATCATATGTTCACCTTGATTGACATTGGTCTCGTCGCCATGAGTTGTGTTCTACTTATTCTGGTGTCCTATGTCTACATCATCTTTGCTATCCTGAGGATTCGCAATAGCGATGGCCAACGACATGCCTTCTCCACCTGCACTGCTCATGTAATCTTGGTGATAACCTTTTATACACCTCTCGGTTTCACCTACCTGAGGCCAGGAGCAGAAGTTCACCTCGGAGGGGCAGTTGCTATATTCTATACCACGGTGACTCCTTTCCTGAATCCCATCATATATACGCTCCGAAACAAGGAGATGAAA ctttctTCTCGGAGATGGTTAAGGAGTGGTCAGACAAGAGAGGAAGAAGCCCATAGTCACTTAACAGTGaggaaaaaaaactga